One Fusarium poae strain DAOMC 252244 chromosome 4, whole genome shotgun sequence DNA window includes the following coding sequences:
- a CDS encoding hypothetical protein (BUSCO:5050at5125) — MTSRDPARLRQGLLPLTTTPGIYNNHLQTPISAVSMTSSHYHSAAQTPGSSIQPYNPQEWAPTQAAVAERAVQYAGEVQGNPPRGQQQRPISTVFDSTPNGTPTPPPRLSATMHRPSPEPANASFPPPPGTRNGSRDRRFLPSLGRRRDTDNSSTPPPQPPPQSHRQSMIVQTSFHQPSPEHGIGGVMSHGPPAARRAVSAGAVETPTSARSRSTSQSRWEPGMPLPPPPPGPPPPSSSRSQSVQSMDRNSVPIISPPINRRRPPAGVTNLGPVPPTPADWNETESQAGPSDRRRSPGLTIDTSVPSSPPIEPAPGSSSSINGLNRQKAVRHDKTILQRRTESRTRHSIRSSIDERTRPDSMADIMVPNSTDLSRASIGRSTPLSDALPSQDSRNSTPRAPASGKLPQEAETPPFSPSAHKYVQYGSSSKAVAPKALPTPPPRSGSVASVSRVRESSRPPSAGLPVSKHLVTTQTADQFAEGTVDRFREFATKESKAATDADRVRLFADFVVNESRIRRERYSVAIGAMGSEIFDLTRDLFRPMVTQTRRDSASSQDQYTPGLSEPGPSRRGSVGSNVGESPQSASKAANVPISPSGNNPPNLNWSGNYMPSLSPILSMSVSENYENGSSRGRPPSRWWESDSQGEASHLGRSKRESKYMGVTKTQWVEEDRPPVVYEEQGSVSEYPPEKTGWHDQSEPSLTPQQFGFATTSNIGSSPSSMTNRDHLDVSRLVTMPPPYPRHHPAVNNKHPELTSIRIAVRALSQLDEMTKTRERFTVESAKRREQFSKAATERRQALRTHLQNEINTGNLSYADAGTIDADEKVNEIANKKELEKSEYELFQNQVVLPLNELLTGRISRATELFDDLSLHLFDNEHIDADMPQEEGDDRPELLEKLTLLKWVFEAREGLHRAIYDLLSDRNGRYCEVVLTPYRLSGNTEKLKSAEAFFAEDSAKREYAFAHEVLERTRDFRGVVEKAVDHGVALQLSAFWDIAPPLCELLDSIPLDLEGFNILIPASEIDENPSYVEHPMQYLFSLLLHAEKSTYQFIESHTNLLCLLHEVKEAVVHAKGKVLETQTQDENGNPIPKADSNARAQEMRHSEEHRLTEDLKEKVRLVQDQWKSALGENMTLVKERLGEWLLQMGGWDESLEDGGVGGV; from the exons ATGACTTCTCGCGATCCGGCGCGACTTCGCCAGGGCCTTCTTCCTCTCACGACAACTCCGGGTATCTACAACAACCACCTACAAACGCCCATATCTGCCGTGTCCATGACCTCCAGTCACTATCACTCTGCTGCCCAAACGCCTGGCAGTAGTATACAGCCCTACAATCCTCAAGAATGGGCTCCTACGCAGGCGGCTGTCGCCGAGCGTGCTGTTCAATATGCAGGCGAGGTCCAAGGCAA TCCACCCAGAGGTCAACAGCAGAGACCCATCAGTACAGTCTTTGACTCTACACCGAATGGAACTCCGACTCCGCCACCTCGACTAAGTGCGACCATGCACCGACCTTCCCCAGAACCGGCTAATGCATCgttccctcctcctccagggACACGCAACGGCTCGCGGGATCGTCGTTTCCTTCCATCATTAGGCCGTCGTAGAGATACCGACAACTCGAGCACTCCACCACCTCAGCCACCACCCCAGAGTCACAGGCAAAGTATGATAGTCCAGACTTCGTTTCATCAACCCAGTCCTGAACATGGAATTGGCGGAGTCATGTCTCATGGTCCCCCAGCAGCCCGAAGAGCCGTTTCTGCCGGCGCCGTAGAGACACCCACATCTGCTCGCTCACGATCAACATCTCAGTCCAGGTGGGAGCCAGGGATGCCTCTCCCTCCGCCCCCTCCCGgacctcctccgccttcctCGAGTAGATCGCAAAGTGTCCAGTCCATGGACAGAAACTCAGTTCCAATCATATCCCCTCCCATAAACAGACGACGCCCACCAGCAGGCGTAACAAACCTGGGACCTGTTCCACCTACACCTGCGGATTGGAATGAGACTGAAAGCCAAGCAGGGCCGTCGGATCGAAGACGGTCACCGGGCCTTACCATCGATACTTCGGTACCCTCCAGTCCGCCCATTGAGCCTGCTCCTGGCTCTTCATCGAGCATTAATGGGCTAAACCGGCAAAAGGCAGTACGGCATGACAAAACGATTTTGCAGCGGCGAACCGAGAGTCGAACCAGGCACAGCATCCGCAGTTCCATAGATGAGCGGACTCGTCCGGATTCTATGGCGGATATCATGGTGCCGAACTCGACGGATTTGTCACGAGCGTCAATCGGCAGGTCAACACCTCTCAGCGATGCACTTCCATCTCAAGATTCCCGAAACTCAACCCCGAGAGCTCCAGCATCAGGAAAATTGCCCCAGGAAGCTGAAACACCACCGTTCTCTCCCAGCGCCCATAAATACGTGCAGTATGGTAGCAGTTCGAAGGCAGTCGCTCCCAAAGCGCTTCCTACTCCGCCTCCAAGATCCGGGTCTGTAGCATCAGTTTCTAGGGTACGAGAATCCTCGAGGCCACCCTCAGCCGGTCTTCCAGTGTCAAAGCATCTGGTAACGACACAGACCGCAGACCAATTTGCAGAAGGGACGGTTGATCGATTTCGCGAGTTCGCCACGAAGGAGTCCAAAGCCGCCACCGATGCGGACAGGGTACGCCTGTTCGCCGATTTTGTCGTGAATGAGTCAAGAATCAGACGTGAACGATATTCTGTAGCTATCGGGGCCATGGGCTCTGAAATATTCGACCTTACCCGCGACCTATTCCGACCGATGGTGACTCAAACAAGAAGAGATTCGGCTTCTTCGCAAGATCAGTATACACCTGGCTTATCAGAGCCAGGGCCGTCTCGTCGAGGTTCGGTAGGCTCCAACGTTGGAGAGAGCCCCCAGTCTGCCTCTAAAGCAGCCAATGTGCCAATCTCGCCAAGCGGCAACAACCCGCCGAATTTGAACTGGTCCGGCAATTACATGCCTTCTTTGTCACCAATTCTAAGCATGAGCGTCAGCGAAAACTATGAGAATGGAAGCTCCCGGGGTCGCCCCCCGAGTCGTTGGTGGGAATCAGACTCACAGGGCGAAGCTTCACATCTGGGCAGGTCCAAGAGAGAATCAAAGTATATGGGTGTGACCAAAACGCAATGGGTTGAAGAGGATCGACCTCCCGTGGTATATGAGGAACAAGGTTCGGTCTCTGAATATCCTCCTGAGAAGACAGGCTGGCACGACCAGTCAGAGCCCAGTCTTACGCCCCAACAGTTCGGCTTTGCCACTACTTCCAACATAGGCTCGAGTCCCTCGTCGATGACCAACCGTGATCACCTCGACGTGTCTCGACTCGTCACAATGCCACCTCCTTACCCAAGGCACCATCCTGCTGTTAACAACAAACACCCAGAGTTGACTTCCATCAGAATTGCAGTGCGAGCTTTGAGCCAGCTTGATGAGATGACCAAGACAAGAGAACGTTTCACTGTAGAAAGCGCCAAACGACGAGAACAATTTTCTAAAGCGGCGACTGAGCGCCGTCAAGCTTTGCGGACACATCTGCAGAATGAGATCAACACCGGTAACTTAAGTTACGCAGATGCAGGAACTATCGATGCTGATGAAAAGGTCAATGAGATCGCGAATAAAAAAGAACTGGAAAAGTCGGAATATGAACTGTTCCAGAATCAGGTTGTGCTGCCTTTGAACGAGTTGCTGACAGGGCGCATTTCACGTGCGACCGAGTTGTTCGACGATTTGTCTCTGCATCTATTCGACAATGAGCACATTGACGCTGATATGCCACAAGAAGAAGGTGACGATAGACCAGAGCTTTTGGAAAAGTTGACTCTGCTCAAATGGGTTTTCGAGGCGCGAGAAGGTCTTCACCGTGCCATCTATGATCTTCTCTCGGATCGTAACGGCCGATACTGTGAGGTTGTATTAACTCCTTATCGACTTTCCGGGAATACCGAGAAGCTCAAGTCAGCTGAGGCCTTCTTCGCGGAAGACTCGGCTAAACGCGAATATGCGTTTGCACATGAAGTTCTGGAACGAACACGAGACTTCCGGGGAGTGGTGGAAAAGGCTGTCGATCACGGCGTTGCACTGCAGCTGTCGGCGTTTTGGGATATTGCGCCCCCGCTATGCGAGCTATTGGACAGCATTCCTTTGGATTTGGAGGGGTTCAACATTCTGATTCCAGCGTCTGAGATTGACGAAAATCCATCCTATGTCGAACATCCAATGCAGTATCTGTTCAGCCTGTTGCTTCACGCAGAGAAAAGCACATATCAGTTCATCGAGTCTCACACAAACTTGTTGTGTTTACTTCATGAGGTCAAAGAGGCGGTAGTACATGCCAAGGGTAAAGTGCTCGAGACTCAAACACAGGATGAGAACGGAAACCCAATCCCCAAGGCTGACAGCAACGCACGAGCGCAGGAGATGCGACATTCAGAGGAACACAGACTTACGGAGGACCTGAAGGAGAAGGTCCGCCTAGTGCAAGATCAATGGAAGAGTGCCCTAGGTGAGAATATGACACTCGTCAAGGAGCGATTGGGAGAATGGCTGTTGCAGATGGGCGGCTGGGACGAGTCGCTCGAAGACGGAGGAGTAGGCGGAGTTTAG
- a CDS encoding hypothetical protein (BUSCO:30237at5125) — MAAPSYASELKIAELAVQRATILTKRVFHEKAKGTVDKNDKSPVTIGDFGAQALIISALRHNFPNDAIVAEEEAAQLKEDTNLKQTIWELVSSTKLDDDDAEKQLGGPIKDVEDMLELIDRGGSQGGSSGRIWAIDPIDGTKGFLRGGQYAVCLGLMVDGDVKVGVLGCPNLPVDDSARLTSDIGANATDEGRGVIFSAVQGHGANSRPLTTSALSDQKVISMRSIDDLSKATFCESVEAGHSAHDDQALISKKLGITQESVRMDSQAKYGSIARGAGDIYLRLPVKATYQEKIWDHAAGDLIVREAGGQVTDIHGKPLDFSVGRTLANNKGVIAAPAAVHSKVLEAVQEVLSAKQS; from the coding sequence ATGGCTGCCCCGTCTTACGCCTCGGAGCTCAAGATCGCCGAGCTCGCTGTCCAGCGCGCCACCATCCTCACCAAGCGTGTCTTCCATGAGAAGGCTAAGGGTACCGTTGACAAGAACGACAAGAGCCCTGTCACTATTGGTGACTTTGGCGCACAGGCTCTTATTATCTCTGCCCTCCGTCATAACTTCCCCAACGACGCTATCGTCgctgaggaagaggctgctcAGCTCAAGGAGGATACGAACCTCAAGCAGACTATCTGGGAGCTTGTCAGCTCTACCAAgctcgacgacgatgatgctGAGAAGCAGCTCGGCGGTCCGATCAAGGATGTCGAGGATATGCTCGAGTTGATCGATAGAGGCGGCAGCCAGGGCGGTTCAAGTGGTCGCATCTGGGCCATTGACCCCATTGATGGTACAAAGGGTTTCCTCCGTGGTGGACAATACGCCGTCTGTCTAGGCCTCATGGTTGATGGTGACGTCAAGGTCGGTGTTCTCGGCTGCCCTAACCTCCCTGTCGACGACTCAGCTCGTCTGACATCCGACATTGGCGCCAATGCTACCGACGAGGGTCGCGGCGTCATCTTCTCTGCCGTTCAGGGTCACGGTGCGAACAGCCGTCCGTTGACTACCAGCGCTCTCTCTGACCAGAAGGTCATCTCTATGCGAAGCATCGACGATCTCTCCAAGGCTACTTTCTGTGAGAGTGTCGAGGCTGGCCACTCTGCGCACGATGACCAGGCTCTCATTTCCAAGAAGCTCGGCATTACCCAGGAGAGTGTCCGCATGGACAGCCAGGCCAAGTACGGCTCCATTGCCCGCGGTGCTGGTGATATCTACCTTCGCCTGCCCGTCAAGGCGACATATCAGGAGAAGATCTGGGATCACGCTGCTGGTGACCTCATTGTCCGCGAAGCTGGTGGTCAGGTTACTGACATTCACGGCAAGCCCCTCGACTTCAGTGTCGGACGCACTCTTGCCAACAATAAGGGTGTTATTGCTGCTCCCGCTGCTGTCCACAGCAAGGTCCTTGAGGCTGTTCAGGAGGTCCTGAGCGCCAAGCAATCATAG